TTTTCCTTCTCAATAATCGCCAGGACATCGTCCTCGCGCATAATCAAATACTCATTGTCGTCAATCCGAATCTCATTGCCCGAATACTTCCCGAACAGGATGTAGTCGCCCTTCTTCACCTCCATCGGAATCCGGTTTCCCTTCTCATCAATCCTGCCCGGTCCAACCGCAATCACCTTCCCCTGCTGCGGCTTTTCCTTCGCGGTATCCGGGATAATGATACCGCCCTTCTTCACCTCTTCTTCAACCCGCTCCACAAGGATGCGGTCCTGTAACGGTTTAATCTTCATACTGTTCCTCCTTTTTATAATACCACTTCACATTGAAAATATGTAACTTACTAAAACCACCACTTCCCATCCCGACCCCCTGATTCTATTAGACATCACAACTCAGGCAAGAGATTCACAAACCGGCGACCACAAAACCCCCAATGGGCGATACCTGAATTGAACAGGTGACCTCCTCCTTGTAAGGGAGGCGCTCTCGCCAACTGAGCTAATCGCCCTTGTCCGATATTATATAAACACAAGACCCACCTGTCAAACAACCCCGGAAACGGTCCCCTCGCCCGTTCCCGACACCGTTTTGGAAGTTATCTTTAACATCATAACCACATACAAATAAGAAACTTATACCCAAAATACCAGTAGCACACGAAACTAATGCGTTAATTTCTTTACAAAATCGGCTCTAAACGGTCAGAACCAAAAAGGAGAAACCGATGCGCAAAACAAAAGATGT
This genomic window from candidate division WOR-3 bacterium contains:
- the groES gene encoding co-chaperone GroES, yielding MKIKPLQDRILVERVEEEVKKGGIIIPDTAKEKPQQGKVIAVGPGRIDEKGNRIPMEVKKGDYILFGKYSGNEIRIDDNEYLIMREDDVLAIIEKEK